The following coding sequences lie in one Arachis hypogaea cultivar Tifrunner chromosome 9, arahy.Tifrunner.gnm2.J5K5, whole genome shotgun sequence genomic window:
- the LOC112709893 gene encoding rop guanine nucleotide exchange factor 12-like: MVKALEQEHESYKSKLFHFKGMFENTGRHTKSLSIESASKLDVTEEDIVSSKSQGSKLNELDKNKNNNNNNNKSPAATPAKPRVMSKEEIELKEQKDKLLQEMEQMKERFAKLLLGEDMSGGGKGVSSALALSNAFTNLAASIFGEQRRLEPMPPERKAKWKKEIDWLLSVTEYIVEMVPQQQKNKDGTTMEIMTTRQRTDLHMNIPALKKLDTMLLECLDGFQEKQEFYYVKKDASDDSEKDGGKNDDKWWLPTPKVPVDGLSEASRRFLQYQKDSVNQVLKAAMAINAQTLSEMEIPESYIDSLPKNGRSSLGESIYRSITVEFFDPDQFLSTVDLSSEHKILDLKNRIEASMVIWRRKMNQKDSKSSWSSAVSLEKREQFEDRAETILLLIKHRFPGAPQSALDISKIQFNRDVGQACLESYSRILESLAYTVLSRIEDVQYADQQTQNPRKSNAAKSSIPRAPTTPKDDADSGSMTLSDFMGWNGGDHSNKDPFAATDDFYKDIDNGKGQKLPNVTTDKKVSYLDSLGGMRSPTSRH, encoded by the exons atggtGAAGGCATTGGAACAAGAACATGAAAGTTATAAATCCAAACTATTCCATTTCAAAGGAATGTTTGAGAACACAGGTAGGCATACAAAAAGTTTGAGCATTGAGAGTGCTAGCAAATTGGATGTTACTGAAGAAGATATAGTTTCATCAAAGAGTCAAGGATCAAAGCTCAATGAAttagataaaaacaaaaacaacaacaacaataataataagagtCCTGCTGCTACTCCAGCTAAGCCAAGGGTTATGagcaaggaagaaattgaactcaAAGAACAAAAAGACAAGCTACTGCAGG AAATGGAACAAATGAAGGAGAGATTTGCAAAGTTGCTATTGGGTGAAGATATGTCTGGTGGTGGAAAAGGTGTTTCATCTGCATTGGCCTTGTCAAATGCATTCACAAATCTTGCAG CTTCAATTTTCGGAGAGCAACGACGCCTAGAGCCGATGCCTCCGGAGAGGAAAGCAAAGTGGAAGAAAGAAATTGATTGGCTTCTATCAGTTACTGAATACATTGTTGAAATGGTTCCTCAACAACAAAAGAACAAGGATGGCACAACCATGGAg ATCATGACAACGCGACAAAGAACTGATCTCCACATGAATATCCCTGCCTTAAAAAAGCTTGATACAATGCTTCTT GAATGTTTAGATGGCTTCCAAGAGAAGCAAGAGTTCTATTATGTAAAGAAGGATGCTTCGGATGATTCGGAGAAAGATGgaggaaagaatgatgacaagtgGTGGTTGCCTACACCTAAGGTTCCAGTAGATGGTTTATCTGAGGCATCAAGAAGGTTTCTGCAGTACCAAAAAGATAGTGTCAACCAAGTCCTCAAAGCAGCCATGGCCATAAATGCTCAAACTCTATCAGAAATGGAGATCCCTGAAAGCTACATTGATTCCCTACCCAAG aatGGAAGATCAAGTCTAGGTGAATCGATCTACCGGAGCATTACAGTTGAATTTTTCGATCCGGACCAGTTCCTATCAACTGTGGACTTGTCATCAGAACACAAGATCCTTGATCTGAAGAACAGAATTGAGGCTTCAATGGTAATTTGGAGGAGGAAGATGAACCAAAAGGACTCAAAATCATCTTGGAGTTCTGCTGTGAGTCTGGAGAAAAGAGAACAATTTGAAGACAGAGCAGAAACCATCTTGCTTCTCATTAAGCATCGTTTCCCCGGAGCTCCTCAATCTGCATTGGATATAAGCAAAATCCAATTCAACAGG GATGTGGGGCAAGCTTGTCTCGAAAGCTATTCAAGAATATTGGAAAGTTTGGCCTATACAGTGCTTTCAAGAATAGAAGATGTACAATATGCAGATCAACAAACTCAAAATCCTAGGAAGAGTAATGCTGCAAAGAGCTCAATTCCAAGGGCTCCAACAACTCCTAAAGATGATGCAGACAGTGGTTCGATGACTCTCTCGGATTTCATGGGTTGGAATGGTGGTGATCACAGTAATAAGGATCCTTTCGCGGCTACAGACGACTTCTACAAGGATATTGACAATGGAAAAGGCCAGAAGCTTCCAAATGTAACAACTGATAAGAAGGTTTCCTATCTTGATTCCTTGGGAGGTATGAGAAGTCCAACTTCACGCCATTAA
- the LOC112709894 gene encoding photosystem I reaction center subunit VI-2, chloroplastic: MASLATLAAVQPAAVNGLAGSSLNGTKLSFKSSHQTLKSKKFRSGAVVAKYGDKSVYFDLEDIGNTTGQWDLYGSDAPSPYNPLQSKFFETFAAPFTKRGLLLKFLILGGGSTLAYFSATASGDILPIKKGPQLPPKLGPRGKI, translated from the exons ATGGCTTCCCTTGCAACCTTAGCTGCTGTTCAACCAGCTGCAGTCAATGGACTTGCTGGAAGTTCCCTTAATGGAACTAAGCTCTCTTTCAAATCCTCTCACCAAACTTTAAAATCCAAGAAATTCAG GAGTGGTGCTGTGGTAGCAAAGTATGGTGACAAGAGTGTGTACTTTGATTTGGAGGACATTGGCAACACTACAGGGCAGTGGGATTTGTATGGTTCAGATGCACCTTCACCTTACAACCCTCTTCAG AGCAAGTTCTTTGAGACATTTGCTGCTCCATTCACAAAGAGGGGATTGTTGCTCAAGTTCTTGATCTTGGGAGGTGGTTCAACACTTGCATACTTCAGTGCCACTGCTTCAGGTGACATTCTCCCAATCAAGAAGGGCCCACAACTCCCACCAAAGCTTGGTCCACGTGGCAAGATCTAA